The following coding sequences lie in one Labrus bergylta chromosome 5, fLabBer1.1, whole genome shotgun sequence genomic window:
- the LOC136179215 gene encoding voltage-dependent calcium channel subunit alpha-2/delta-3-like, with translation MNKLLQMGSFKRITLYDYQALCREYAGSSDSARTLSDPFSVVKWLLTKLVIFLLEFNLYSWWNVDLSVKAQRPRGKTMMVPCDTVYPAFVSERTIKETTGNIDCDGCIRSFVIQQIPSSNLFMVVVDNKCDCSSAPPVTMDPIEIMYNESLKCDRLKFQKDRKKPESCHPFHPEENAMECGSATRLSSGLTAALLPLIAATISR, from the exons ATGAACAAACTTCTCCAGATGGGCTCTTTCAAAAG gatcACGCTGTACGATTATCAGGCCCTGTGCAGAGAGTACGCCGGGAGCAGCGACAGTGCACGCACTTTATCAGAC CCCTTTTCTGTTGTGAAGTGGCTCCTGACGAAACTTGTCAt ATTCCTGCTGGAGTTTAATCTGTACAGCTGGTGGAATGTCGATCTCTCAGTGAAAG CTCAGAGACCTCGGGGTAAAACCATGATGGTGCCGTGTGATACAGTATACCCTGCGTTTGTCTCTGAACGCACCATCAAAGAAACGACAGGCAACATTGACTGTGACGGCTGTATCAG ATCTTTTGTTATACAGCAGATCCCCAGCAGTAACCTCTTCATGGTGGTTGTGGATAATAAATGCGACTGTAGCAGTGCTCCTCCAGTAACCATGGACCCCATCGAGATTATGTA CAACGAGTCACTCAAGTGTGACAGACTGAAGTTTcagaaggacagaaaaaaacctgAGTCGTGTCATCCTTTCCACCCTGAG gaaaATGCCATGGAGTGTGGTTCAGCAACACGCCTCTCCAGTGGTCTTACAGCGGCTCTGCTGCCCCTGATAGCAGCGACCATCAGCAGGTGA
- the LOC114921186 gene encoding uncharacterized protein isoform X2: MAGHLLLVIFMCSFPQLKTQALLPPALTVDPAVITETDSVTVNCQLPSVSVSMCYFLIMRQRPAKALPCLQTLTGTELLKMSHQSSPAEVKVTCFYLSGSQSPESAETSIIIRTSHPPKLTVNPPVINETDSVTVHCQPPPSVSVSKCFFYTLSGEITLSCLQTLIGTELLKMAQQDSPAEVKLTCFYMSKFGDKESPSPHSETSSITILSQKPKLSLHHSPGDLLLFTCSLPVSANHDTRCHLYFGEASRPVKTKTIMRQTNKKKQSFCQFYVNILNVLSQLRSVQQSDASCDYTLGDKPDSLSPRSDGYSLTYILKIESNRSPTMSASTMNTGQNIDRPASTSTTLTKQTSGTVLHSGLTVSTTSNVVSTFLTSVKPPSGLSVSNPDTKENTFPEIPLKTTSGLSVSNPDTKENTFPEIPLKTTSGKWILKFVVIAAGCEVTVGVMFLVSAALCNRRRAGSEEQKRQESESHHYTTCYYSTISDEAAATAQKNLVYSTVEAL, encoded by the exons ATGGCTGGACACCTGCTGCTAGTCATCTTCATGT gttcatttcctcagttaaaaacacaag CTCTTCTTCCACCTGCTCTGACAGTGGATCCAGCAGTGATCACAGAAACAGACTCAGTCACAGTGAACTGTCAGCTtccatctgtttctgtgtccatgtgttaTTTCCTCATTATGAGACAACGACCTGCCAAAGCACTCCCATGTCTGCAGACTCTGACAGGAACTGAGCTGCTGAAGATGTCACATCAGAGTTCACCTGCTGAGGTtaaagtcacatgtttttaCCTGAGTGGATCACAATCTCCTGAGAGTGCCGAGACCTCCATCATCATTCGAA CTTCTCATCCACCTAAACTGACTGTGAATCCACCTGTGATCAACGAGACAGACTCAGTCACAGTGCACTGTCAGCCTCCACCATCTGTTTCAGTgtctaagtgttttttttacactctgagTGGAGAAATAACACTCTCCTGTCTGCAGACTCTGATAGGAACTGAGCTGCTGAAGATGGCACAACAGGATTCACCTGCTGAGGTTAAACTCACATGTTTCTACATGTCAAAGTTCGGTGACAAGGAATCTCCATCTCCACACAGTGAGACATCCTCCATCACCATACTCA GTCAGAAACCAAAGCTGAGTCTTCATCATTCTCCTGGGGATTTGTTGCTCTTTACCTGCTCTCTGCCTGTATCTGCTAATCATGATACAAGATGTCACCTGTACTTTGGAGAAGCAAGTCGTCcagttaaaacaaaaaccataatgagacaaacaaacaaaaaaaaacagtcattttgcCAGTTTTATGTCAATATCCTTAATGTTCTGAGTCAACTTCGTTCAGTTCAACAAAGCGATGCCAGCTGTGATTACACATTAGGAGATAAACCCGACTCTTTGTCTCCTCGGAGTGATGGATACAGCTTGACGT ATATTCTGAAAATAGAGTCAAACAGGAGCCCGACCATGTCTGCATCCACTATGAACACAG GTCAGAATATTGACAGGCCTGCTTCCACTTCCACTACtcttacaaaacaaacatcag GTACTGTTCTTCATTCAGGTCTGACTGTTAGTACAACAAGTAACGTTGTCTCCACCTTCCTGACGTCTGTGAAACCACCATCAG GTTTAAGTGTCAGTAATCCTGACACTAAAGAAAACACTTTCCCTGAAATCCCTCTGAAAACAACTTCAG GTTTAAGTGTCAGTAATCCTGACACTAAAGAAAACACTTTCCCTGAAATCCCTCTGAAAACAACTTCAG GAAAGTGGATCTTGAAGTTTGTAGTCAttgcagcaggttgtgaagtaACTGTGGGCGTAATGTTTCtggtctctgcagctctctgcaacagaagaagagcag GTTCTGAGGAGCAGAAACGACAGGAGTCTGAAAGTCATCAT tACACCACATGTTATTACTCCACAATCTCTGATGAGGCAGCTGCGACAGCGCAGAAGAACTTGGTGTACAGCACTGTGGAGGCTCTCTGA
- the LOC114921186 gene encoding uncharacterized protein isoform X1 — MAGHLLLVIFMCSFPQLKTQALLPPALTVDPAVITETDSVTVNCQLPSVSVSMCYFLIMRQRPAKALPCLQTLTGTELLKMSHQSSPAEVKVTCFYLSGSQSPESAETSIIIRTSHPPKLTVNPPVINETDSVTVHCQPPPSVSVSKCFFYTLSGEITLSCLQTLIGTELLKMAQQDSPAEVKLTCFYMSKFGDKESPSPHSETSSITILSQKPKLSLHHSPGDLLLFTCSLPVSANHDTRCHLYFGEASRPVKTKTIMRQTNKKKQSFCQFYVNILNVLSQLRSVQQSDASCDYTLGDKPDSLSPRSDGYSLTYILKIESNRSPTMSASTMNTGQNIDRPASTSTTLTKQTSGTVLHSGLTVSTTSNVVSTFLTSVKPPSGLSVSNPDTKENTFPEIPLKTTSGLSVSNPDTKENTFPEIPLKTTSGKWILKFVVIAAGCEVTVGVMFLVSAALCNRRRAGSEEQKRQESESHHYTTCYYFTISDEAAVYSAEGLGVQHCGGSLKDTLLVSTTYYHCK, encoded by the exons ATGGCTGGACACCTGCTGCTAGTCATCTTCATGT gttcatttcctcagttaaaaacacaag CTCTTCTTCCACCTGCTCTGACAGTGGATCCAGCAGTGATCACAGAAACAGACTCAGTCACAGTGAACTGTCAGCTtccatctgtttctgtgtccatgtgttaTTTCCTCATTATGAGACAACGACCTGCCAAAGCACTCCCATGTCTGCAGACTCTGACAGGAACTGAGCTGCTGAAGATGTCACATCAGAGTTCACCTGCTGAGGTtaaagtcacatgtttttaCCTGAGTGGATCACAATCTCCTGAGAGTGCCGAGACCTCCATCATCATTCGAA CTTCTCATCCACCTAAACTGACTGTGAATCCACCTGTGATCAACGAGACAGACTCAGTCACAGTGCACTGTCAGCCTCCACCATCTGTTTCAGTgtctaagtgttttttttacactctgagTGGAGAAATAACACTCTCCTGTCTGCAGACTCTGATAGGAACTGAGCTGCTGAAGATGGCACAACAGGATTCACCTGCTGAGGTTAAACTCACATGTTTCTACATGTCAAAGTTCGGTGACAAGGAATCTCCATCTCCACACAGTGAGACATCCTCCATCACCATACTCA GTCAGAAACCAAAGCTGAGTCTTCATCATTCTCCTGGGGATTTGTTGCTCTTTACCTGCTCTCTGCCTGTATCTGCTAATCATGATACAAGATGTCACCTGTACTTTGGAGAAGCAAGTCGTCcagttaaaacaaaaaccataatgagacaaacaaacaaaaaaaaacagtcattttgcCAGTTTTATGTCAATATCCTTAATGTTCTGAGTCAACTTCGTTCAGTTCAACAAAGCGATGCCAGCTGTGATTACACATTAGGAGATAAACCCGACTCTTTGTCTCCTCGGAGTGATGGATACAGCTTGACGT ATATTCTGAAAATAGAGTCAAACAGGAGCCCGACCATGTCTGCATCCACTATGAACACAG GTCAGAATATTGACAGGCCTGCTTCCACTTCCACTACtcttacaaaacaaacatcag GTACTGTTCTTCATTCAGGTCTGACTGTTAGTACAACAAGTAACGTTGTCTCCACCTTCCTGACGTCTGTGAAACCACCATCAG GTTTAAGTGTCAGTAATCCTGACACTAAAGAAAACACTTTCCCTGAAATCCCTCTGAAAACAACTTCAG GTTTAAGTGTCAGTAATCCTGACACTAAAGAAAACACTTTCCCTGAAATCCCTCTGAAAACAACTTCAG GAAAGTGGATCTTGAAGTTTGTAGTCAttgcagcaggttgtgaagtaACTGTGGGCGTAATGTTTCtggtctctgcagctctctgcaacagaagaagagcag GTTCTGAGGAGCAGAAACGACAGGAGTCTGAAAGTCATCAT tACACCACGTGTTATTACTTCACAATCTCTGATGAGGCAGCTGTGTACAGCGCAGAAGGACTTGGTGTACAGCACTGTGGAGGCTCACTGAAGGACACCCTGCTTGTGTCTACAACTTACTACCACTGTAAATAG
- the LOC136179235 gene encoding uncharacterized protein, which produces MAGHLLLVIFMCSFPQLKTQALLPPALTVDPAVITETDSVTVNCQLPSVSVSMCYFLIMRRRPAKALPCLQTLTGTELLKMSHQSSPAEVKVTCFYLSGSQSPESAETSIIIRTSHPPKLTVNPPVINETDSVTVHCQPPPSASVSKCFFYTLSGEITLSCLQTLTGTELLKMAHQGSPAEVKLTCFYMSKFGDKESPSPHSETSSITILSQKPKLSLHHSPGDLLLFTCSLPVSANHDTRCHLYFGEASRPVETKTIMSQTNKKKQSFCHFSVNILNVLSQHRSVQQSDASCDYTLGDKPKSLSPRSDGFSLTGKSEKMQVHDSLLHHIS; this is translated from the exons ATGGCTGGACACCTGCTGCTAGTTATCTTCATGT gttcatttcctcagttaaaaacacaag CTCTTCTTCCACCTGCTCTGACAGTGGATCCAGCAGTGATCACAGAAACAGACTCAGTCACAGTGAACTGTCAGCTtccatctgtttctgtgtccatgtgttaTTTCCTCATTATGAGACGACGACCTGCCAAAGCACTCCCATGTCTGCAGACTCTGACAGGAACTGAGCTGCTGAAGATGTCACATCAGAGTTCACCTGCTGAGGTtaaagtcacatgtttttaCCTGAGTGGATCACAATCTCCTGAGAGTGCCGAGACCTCCATCATCATTCGAA CTTCTCATCCACCTAAACTGACTGTGAATCCACCTGTGATCAACGAGACAGACTCAGTCACAGTGCACTGTCAGCCTCCACCATCTGCTTCAGTGTCTAAGTGTTTTTTCTACACTCTGAGTGGAGAAATAACACTCTCCTGTCTGCAGACTCTGACAGGAACTGAGCTGCTGAAGATGGCACATCAGGGTTCACCTGCTGAGGTTAAACTCACATGTTTCTACATGTCAAAGTTCGGTGACAAGGAATCTCCATCTCCACACAGTGAGACATCCTCCATCACCATACTCA GTCAGAAACCAAAGCTGAGTCTTCATCATTCTCCTGGGGATTTGTTGCTCTTTACCTGCTCTCTGCCTGTATCTGCTAATCATGATACAAGATGTCACCTTTACTTTGGAGAAGCAAGTCGTCCAGTTGAAACAAAAACCATAatgagtcaaacaaacaaaaaaaaacagtcattttgcCATTTTTCTGTCAATATCCTTAATGTTCTAAGTCAACATCGTTCAGTTCAACAAAGCGATGCCAGCTGTGATTACACATTAGGAGATAAACCCAAGTCTTTGTCTCCTCGGAGTGATGGATTCAGCTTGACGGGTAAGTCAGAAAAGATGCAGGTACATGATTCACTGCTGCACCACATCAGCTGA
- the LOC114921186 gene encoding uncharacterized protein isoform X4, which produces MYSSLINLFPLFTHFSLKGSFPQLKTQALLPPALTVDPAVITETDSVTVNCQLPSVSLSMCYFLIMRGRPAKALPCLQTLTGTELLKMSHQSSPAEVKVTCFYLSGSQSPESAEISIIIQTSHPPKLTVNPPVINETDSVTVHCQPPPSVSVSKCFFYTLSGEIRLSCLQTLIGTELLKRTQQGSPAEVKLTCFYMSKFGDKESPSPHSETSSITILSKKPELTLHHSPGESVLFTCSLPVSANHDTRCHLYFGEASRPVETKTIMRQTNKNKQSFCHFSVNILNVLSQLRSVQQSDASCDYTLGDKPDSLSPRSDGYSLTYILKIESNRSPTMSAFTMNTGTVLHSGLTVSTTSNVVSTFLTSVKPPSGLSVSNPDTKENTFPEIPLKTTSGKWILKFVVIAAGCEVTVGVMFLVSAALCNRRRAGSEEQKRQESESHHYTTCYYFTISDEAAVYSAEGLGVQHCGGSLKDTLLVSTTYYHCK; this is translated from the exons ATGTACTCATCACTAATTAATCTGTTTCCTTTGTTtacacacttttctttaaaaggttcatttcctcagttaaaaacacaag CTCTTCTTCCACCTGCTCTGACAGTGGATCCAGCAGTGATCACAGAAACAGACTCAGTCACAGTGAACTGTCAGCTTCCATCTGTTTCTTTGTCCATGTGTTATTTCCTCATTATGAGAGGACGACCTGCCAAAGCACTCCCATGTCTGCAGACTCTGACAGGAACTGAGCTGCTGAAGATGTCACATCAGAGTTCACCTGCTGAGGTtaaagtcacatgtttttaCCTGAGTGGATCACAATCTCCTGAGAGTGCCGAGATCTCCATCATCATTCAAA CTTCTCATCCACCTAAACTGACTGTGAATCCACCTGTGATCAACGAGACAGACTCAGTCACAGTGCACTGTCAGCCTCCACCATCTGTTTCAGTGTCTAAGTGTTTTTTCTACACTCTGAGTGGAGAAATAAGACTCTCCTGTCTGCAGACTCTGATAGGAACTGAGCTGCTGAAGAGGACACAACAGGGTTCACCTGCTGAGGTTAAACTCACATGTTTCTACATGTCAAAGTTCGGTGACAAGGAATCTCCATCTCCACACAGTGAGACATCCTCCATCACCATACTCA GTAAGAAACCAGAGCTTACTCTTCATCATTCTCCTGGGGAATCTGTGCTCTTTACCTGCTCTCTGCCTGTATCTGCTAATCATGATACAAGATGTCACCTGTACTTTGGAGAAGCAAGTCGTCCAGTTGAAACAAAAACCATaatgagacaaacaaacaaaaacaaacagtcatTTTGCCATTTTTCTGTCAATATCCTTAATGTTCTGAGTCAACTTCGTTCAGTTCAACAAAGCGATGCCAGCTGTGATTACACATTAGGAGATAAACCCGACTCTTTGTCTCCTCGGAGTGATGGATACAGCTTGACGT ATATTCTGAAAATAGAGTCAAACAGGAGCCCGACCATGTCTGCATTTACTATGAACACAG GTACTGTTCTTCATTCAGGTCTGACTGTTAGTACAACAAGTAACGTTGTCTCCACCTTCCTGACGTCTGTGAAACCACCATCAG GTTTAAGTGTCAGTAATCCTGACACTAAAGAAAACACTTTCCCTGAAATCCCTCTGAAAACAACTTCAG GAAAGTGGATCTTGAAGTTTGTAGTCAttgcagcaggttgtgaagtaACTGTGGGCGTAATGTTTCtggtctctgcagctctctgcaacagaagaagagcag GTTCTGAGGAGCAGAAACGACAGGAGTCTGAAAGTCATCAT tACACCACGTGTTATTACTTCACAATCTCTGATGAGGCAGCTGTGTACAGCGCAGAAGGACTTGGTGTACAGCACTGTGGAGGCTCACTGAAGGACACCCTGCTTGTGTCTACAACTTACTACCACTGTAAATAG
- the LOC114921186 gene encoding uncharacterized protein isoform X3, with amino-acid sequence MYSSLINLFPLFTHFSLKGSFPQLKTQALLPPALTVDPAVITETDSVTVNCQLPSVSLSMCYFLIMRGRPAKALPCLQTLTGTELLKMSHQSSPAEVKVTCFYLSGSQSPESAEISIIIQTSHPPKLTVNPPVINETDSVTVHCQPPPSVSVSKCFFYTLSGEIRLSCLQTLIGTELLKRTQQGSPAEVKLTCFYMSKFGDKESPSPHSETSSITILSKKPELTLHHSPGESVLFTCSLPVSANHDTRCHLYFGEASRPVETKTIMRQTNKNKQSFCHFSVNILNVLSQLRSVQQSDASCDYTLGDKPDSLSPRSDGYSLTYILKIESNRSPTMSAFTMNTGQNIDRPASTSITLTKQTSGTVLHSGLTVSTTSNVVSTFLTSVKPPSGLSVSNPDTKENTFPEIPLKTTSGKWILKFVVIAAGCEVTVGVMFLVSAALCNRRRAGSEEQKRQESESHHYTTCYYFTISDEAAVYSAEGLGVQHCGGSLKDTLLVSTTYYHCK; translated from the exons ATGTACTCATCACTAATTAATCTGTTTCCTTTGTTtacacacttttctttaaaaggttcatttcctcagttaaaaacacaag CTCTTCTTCCACCTGCTCTGACAGTGGATCCAGCAGTGATCACAGAAACAGACTCAGTCACAGTGAACTGTCAGCTTCCATCTGTTTCTTTGTCCATGTGTTATTTCCTCATTATGAGAGGACGACCTGCCAAAGCACTCCCATGTCTGCAGACTCTGACAGGAACTGAGCTGCTGAAGATGTCACATCAGAGTTCACCTGCTGAGGTtaaagtcacatgtttttaCCTGAGTGGATCACAATCTCCTGAGAGTGCCGAGATCTCCATCATCATTCAAA CTTCTCATCCACCTAAACTGACTGTGAATCCACCTGTGATCAACGAGACAGACTCAGTCACAGTGCACTGTCAGCCTCCACCATCTGTTTCAGTGTCTAAGTGTTTTTTCTACACTCTGAGTGGAGAAATAAGACTCTCCTGTCTGCAGACTCTGATAGGAACTGAGCTGCTGAAGAGGACACAACAGGGTTCACCTGCTGAGGTTAAACTCACATGTTTCTACATGTCAAAGTTCGGTGACAAGGAATCTCCATCTCCACACAGTGAGACATCCTCCATCACCATACTCA GTAAGAAACCAGAGCTTACTCTTCATCATTCTCCTGGGGAATCTGTGCTCTTTACCTGCTCTCTGCCTGTATCTGCTAATCATGATACAAGATGTCACCTGTACTTTGGAGAAGCAAGTCGTCCAGTTGAAACAAAAACCATaatgagacaaacaaacaaaaacaaacagtcatTTTGCCATTTTTCTGTCAATATCCTTAATGTTCTGAGTCAACTTCGTTCAGTTCAACAAAGCGATGCCAGCTGTGATTACACATTAGGAGATAAACCCGACTCTTTGTCTCCTCGGAGTGATGGATACAGCTTGACGT ATATTCTGAAAATAGAGTCAAACAGGAGCCCGACCATGTCTGCATTTACTATGAACACAG GTCAGAATATTGACAGGCCTGCTTCCACTTCCATTACtcttacaaaacaaacatcag GTACTGTTCTTCATTCAGGTCTGACTGTTAGTACAACAAGTAACGTTGTCTCCACCTTCCTGACGTCTGTGAAACCACCATCAG GTTTAAGTGTCAGTAATCCTGACACTAAAGAAAACACTTTCCCTGAAATCCCTCTGAAAACAACTTCAG GAAAGTGGATCTTGAAGTTTGTAGTCAttgcagcaggttgtgaagtaACTGTGGGCGTAATGTTTCtggtctctgcagctctctgcaacagaagaagagcag GTTCTGAGGAGCAGAAACGACAGGAGTCTGAAAGTCATCAT tACACCACGTGTTATTACTTCACAATCTCTGATGAGGCAGCTGTGTACAGCGCAGAAGGACTTGGTGTACAGCACTGTGGAGGCTCACTGAAGGACACCCTGCTTGTGTCTACAACTTACTACCACTGTAAATAG
- the LOC136179237 gene encoding uncharacterized protein, whose product MAGHLLLVIFMCSFPQLKTQALLPPALTVDPAVITETDSVTVNCQLPSVSVSMCYFLIMRQRPAKALPCLQTLTGTELLKMSHQSSPAEVKVTCFYLSGSQSPESAETSIIIRTSHPPKLTVNPPVINETDSVTVHCQPPPSVSVSKCFFYTLSGEITLSCLQTLIGTELLKMAQQDSPAEVKLTCFYMSKFGDKESPSPHSETSSITILSQKPKLSLHHSPGDLLLFTCSLPVSANHDTRCHLYFGEASRPVKTKTIMRQTNKKKQSFCQFYVNILNVLSQLRSVQQSDASCDYTLGDKPDSLSPRSDGYSLTYILKIESNRSPTMSASTMNTGQNIDRPASTSTTLTKQTSGTVLHSGLTVSTTSNVVSTFLTSVKPPSGLSVSNPDTKENTFPEIPLKTTSGKWILKFAVIAAGCGVTVGVIFLVSAALCNRRRAVEVL is encoded by the exons ATGGCTGGACACCTGCTGCTAGTCATCTTCATGT gttcatttcctcagttaaaaacacaag CTCTTCTTCCACCTGCTCTGACAGTGGATCCAGCAGTGATCACAGAAACAGACTCAGTCACAGTGAACTGTCAGCTtccatctgtttctgtgtccatgtgttaTTTCCTCATTATGAGACAACGACCTGCCAAAGCACTCCCATGTCTGCAGACTCTGACAGGAACTGAGCTGCTGAAGATGTCACATCAGAGTTCACCTGCTGAGGTtaaagtcacatgtttttaCCTGAGTGGATCACAATCTCCTGAGAGTGCCGAGACCTCCATCATCATTCGAA CTTCTCATCCACCTAAACTGACTGTGAATCCACCTGTGATCAACGAGACAGACTCAGTCACAGTGCACTGTCAGCCTCCACCATCTGTTTCAGTgtctaagtgttttttttacactctgagTGGAGAAATAACACTCTCCTGTCTGCAGACTCTGATAGGAACTGAGCTGCTGAAGATGGCACAACAGGATTCACCTGCTGAGGTTAAACTCACATGTTTCTACATGTCAAAGTTCGGTGACAAGGAATCTCCATCTCCACACAGTGAGACATCCTCCATCACCATACTCA GTCAGAAACCAAAGCTGAGTCTTCATCATTCTCCTGGGGATTTGTTGCTCTTTACCTGCTCTCTGCCTGTATCTGCTAATCATGATACAAGATGTCACCTGTACTTTGGAGAAGCAAGTCGTCcagttaaaacaaaaaccataatgagacaaacaaacaaaaaaaaacagtcattttgcCAGTTTTATGTCAATATCCTTAATGTTCTGAGTCAACTTCGTTCAGTTCAACAAAGCGATGCCAGCTGTGATTACACATTAGGAGATAAACCCGACTCTTTGTCTCCTCGGAGTGATGGATACAGCTTGACGT ATATTCTGAAAATAGAGTCAAACAGGAGCCCGACCATGTCTGCATCCACTATGAACACAG GTCAGAATATTGACAGGCCTGCTTCCACTTCCACTACtcttacaaaacaaacatcag GTACTGTTCTTCATTCAGGTCTGACTGTTAGTACAACAAGTAACGTTGTCTCCACCTTCCTGACGTCTGTGAAACCACCATCAG GTTTAAGTGTCAGTAATCCTGACACTAAAGAAAACACTTTCCCTGAAATCCCTCTGAAAACAACTTCAG GAAAGTGGATCTTGAAGTTTGCAGTCATTGCAGCAGGTTGTGGAGTAACTGTGGGCGTAATATTTTtggtctctgcagctctctgcaacagaagaagagcag TTGAGGTTCTGTAA